From a region of the Chitinophaga caseinilytica genome:
- a CDS encoding VOC family protein, whose product MAQSSVFRGMATITFFAADHAAAKQWYTDFFGIAPYFDMPGYFEFRLGDYQHEFGVIDARYAPPARSSATGGAVTYWHVDDIKATFDRLLAMGATEFEPITPRGQEGSGFFTASVTDPFGNIIGIMSNPHYLEILQQKAAV is encoded by the coding sequence ATGGCACAATCATCAGTATTCCGCGGCATGGCAACCATCACGTTCTTCGCGGCAGATCACGCAGCAGCAAAGCAATGGTACACAGACTTCTTCGGCATAGCACCCTATTTCGATATGCCGGGCTATTTCGAGTTCCGCCTGGGCGATTACCAGCATGAATTCGGCGTCATCGACGCGCGGTACGCCCCTCCGGCCAGGTCATCCGCCACCGGCGGCGCCGTCACCTATTGGCATGTGGATGATATCAAAGCTACGTTCGACCGGCTGCTGGCAATGGGCGCCACGGAATTCGAGCCCATCACGCCCCGCGGTCAGGAAGGCAGCGGCTTCTTCACCGCCTCCGTCACAGACCCCTTCGGCAATATCATCGGCATCATGTCTAACCCCCACTACCTCGAAATCCTCCAGCAAAAAGCAGCCGTATAA
- a CDS encoding HAD-IIA family hydrolase → MDQKGFLIDMDGVIYRGSEPIPGAVEFINQLREQGFPFLFLTNNSQRTNRDVSYKLRKLGFNVEDDDVFTCGMATARYLASRTPEATAYVIGEGGLLAELHAAGFSIVDDHPDYVIIGEGRTIMLESVDKAINMIMNGAKLIATNLDPNCPIGNGKYRAGCGAFVAMVEFATGKQAFSVGKPSPVMMRMARKKLGLSTDQTVMIGDTMGTDILGAGTMGFTTVLTLTGVTKAEDISQFSYRPDFVISSIKDLLDSELFEQVLGSKKKLEEIV, encoded by the coding sequence ATGGATCAGAAAGGATTTCTAATCGACATGGACGGCGTCATTTACCGGGGCTCGGAACCTATTCCCGGTGCAGTAGAGTTTATCAACCAATTAAGGGAACAGGGGTTCCCCTTCCTTTTCCTCACCAACAACAGCCAGCGCACCAACCGCGACGTATCCTACAAGCTGCGGAAACTGGGTTTTAACGTGGAAGACGATGATGTATTCACCTGTGGTATGGCCACCGCGCGCTACCTGGCGTCGCGCACGCCGGAGGCTACGGCGTATGTGATCGGCGAAGGCGGATTGCTGGCCGAACTGCATGCCGCCGGGTTTTCGATCGTAGACGATCATCCCGATTACGTCATCATCGGCGAAGGCCGGACGATCATGCTCGAATCGGTCGACAAAGCGATCAACATGATCATGAACGGCGCCAAGCTCATTGCCACCAACCTCGATCCCAATTGTCCGATCGGTAACGGGAAGTACCGCGCAGGCTGCGGCGCTTTCGTGGCGATGGTAGAGTTTGCCACCGGAAAACAGGCTTTCAGCGTAGGGAAGCCCAGTCCGGTCATGATGCGCATGGCCCGCAAGAAACTGGGCCTTTCCACCGACCAGACCGTGATGATCGGCGATACGATGGGGACAGACATCCTCGGCGCAGGTACCATGGGCTTCACCACCGTGCTTACCCTCACAGGGGTAACGAAAGCGGAAGACATCAGCCAGTTCAGCTACCGGCCGGATTTTGTTATTTCATCCATCAAGGATTTGCTGGACAGCGAACTGTTCGAACAGGTGCTGGGTAGTAAAAAGAAACTGGAGGAAATCGTGTAG
- a CDS encoding DUF3667 domain-containing protein: MHKTHVCKNCGKAAAGNFCPNCGQSYHEGKIDAHYFLHDIPHSVFHVDKGFFYTLLSLFTRPGGMIRDYLEGKRVKYFRPFAYVIIMSTICTLLVKLISAGIAGTYAKYHPGYVAEDKGGFFNHYFSVFIFLMIPIASVITFLFMRRGKYNFWEHFLINTYIAAQLNIMQVLVYLVGWVMMLVTHQFGKIDIGLYIPFFMTAFLFMYGSVFGFLMKDDYRKGWLVLRLTLMNCFLFFLYFSGFQLTGTMRPW; this comes from the coding sequence ATGCACAAAACCCACGTATGTAAAAATTGCGGAAAGGCCGCGGCCGGTAATTTTTGCCCGAATTGCGGGCAGTCGTACCATGAAGGCAAGATAGACGCGCATTATTTCCTGCACGATATTCCGCATTCGGTGTTTCATGTCGACAAGGGATTTTTCTACACCTTACTATCGCTGTTCACCCGGCCGGGCGGGATGATCAGGGATTACCTGGAAGGGAAGCGGGTGAAATATTTCCGGCCGTTTGCGTATGTGATCATCATGTCCACCATCTGCACCTTGCTCGTGAAGCTCATTTCGGCGGGCATTGCAGGCACGTACGCAAAATATCATCCCGGTTATGTGGCGGAGGATAAAGGTGGATTTTTCAATCATTATTTCAGCGTGTTCATTTTCCTCATGATCCCTATCGCGAGCGTGATCACGTTTTTGTTCATGCGCCGCGGGAAGTACAATTTCTGGGAGCATTTTCTCATCAATACCTACATCGCCGCGCAACTGAACATCATGCAGGTGCTGGTGTACCTCGTGGGTTGGGTGATGATGCTGGTGACGCACCAGTTTGGCAAGATAGATATCGGGCTGTACATCCCGTTTTTCATGACGGCTTTCCTGTTTATGTACGGGTCGGTTTTCGGGTTCCTGATGAAGGATGATTACAGGAAAGGTTGGCTGGTATTGCGTTTGACGCTGATGAACTGTTTTCTCTTTTTTCTGTACTTTTCCGGGTTCCAGCTGACGGGCACCATGCGGCCCTGGTAA
- a CDS encoding ABC transporter permease, which produces MKQHQPPAWAQRFVEWYCKPGLVEDLTGDLHECFERNVATIGPRRAKLVYIIDAFKFFRSYTVRKSLFAHLFMNRTMIGSYVKTSGRNILRNKLFSFINILGLAISMSVGLLLIAFLLDLRTYDRFHENGGRIQRVTSIFSSNNEQGGKFATASIKTARLIREKVAGIEAVTTIKNDFSGDAKVGGNELPIKGYWAEPSLFRVFTFPMLQGDPATALKAPYSIVLTESAATKLFGDQTALGKAIEVDSMVYQVTGVMKDVPFFSHLRFEALVSLSTAEQMQNSDPGFGAWTNIWPYSVYLLPSKNADMAAIRTQLDALAKEENLADKNTRIQLELLPLFDIVVGESLRQSEGGPGFTGPHLSPTVLWILGALALIVILSACFNYTNLSIARAMRRVKEIGLRKAIGAGKNEVRLQFLAEAVMISMAALLLSFLLFLALRPLLINMAPEMQRMVKLDLSPAMVLAFIVFSVIVGVVAGFLPAVFFSKVSAINAFGNVSPVKTFRHLTLRRALVVIQYTVTLIFITTTAIGYVQYKNILAFDLGFNTTNILNINMLDNKPDAMLQALGEMPEVTGVSRSLITTGVGNAWGGNMKYRDSRDSQLVLTNHVDENYLPLHDYKLVAGGNFVARPASAEAVSEVIVNQQVVKRFHIAGNDPQKAIGEQITLNGRKMTIVGVMQDFHYGKVDNLIGPVAFTPWTPEDRTILSAKIHGADMPAAVAKIEAAWRQTDRIHPFTAEFYDEEIEQAYSEFSTMIKIIGFLSFLAISIASMGLFGMVVFTTETRLREIGIRKVMGAGAGNLIFLLSRGFLSLLSISAFIALPATYLFFNLFVLPNFPYHTPVQFTELFSGLLVVLFIAFVMIGSQTLKAARSNPVAVLKRE; this is translated from the coding sequence ATGAAACAACACCAACCGCCCGCCTGGGCGCAACGATTCGTGGAGTGGTATTGCAAACCGGGGCTCGTGGAAGACCTGACGGGCGACCTCCACGAATGTTTCGAACGGAATGTGGCCACCATCGGGCCGCGCCGGGCAAAACTTGTCTACATTATCGATGCGTTCAAGTTCTTCAGAAGTTATACCGTAAGGAAATCCTTATTCGCTCACCTTTTTATGAACAGGACCATGATCGGCAGTTACGTTAAAACTTCGGGGCGCAACATCCTGCGCAATAAACTATTTTCATTCATCAATATTCTCGGACTGGCCATCAGTATGTCTGTCGGGCTGCTGCTGATCGCTTTCCTCCTCGATCTGCGCACCTACGACCGGTTCCATGAAAATGGCGGCCGCATCCAACGGGTCACGAGCATTTTTTCCTCCAACAACGAGCAGGGCGGAAAATTCGCCACCGCATCCATCAAAACCGCCCGGCTCATCCGTGAAAAAGTGGCCGGTATCGAGGCAGTGACCACGATAAAAAACGACTTTTCCGGCGACGCGAAAGTCGGCGGCAACGAGCTTCCCATCAAAGGATACTGGGCGGAACCTTCGCTGTTCCGGGTTTTCACCTTTCCCATGCTGCAGGGCGATCCTGCAACGGCACTAAAAGCCCCCTACTCCATCGTGCTCACGGAATCCGCCGCCACCAAGCTTTTCGGCGACCAGACCGCCCTCGGCAAAGCGATCGAGGTAGATTCGATGGTCTACCAGGTAACGGGGGTCATGAAAGACGTTCCCTTTTTCTCGCACCTCCGGTTCGAAGCACTGGTGTCCCTATCCACCGCCGAACAAATGCAAAACAGCGATCCCGGCTTCGGCGCATGGACGAACATCTGGCCGTATTCCGTTTACCTCCTCCCTTCGAAAAACGCGGACATGGCCGCCATCCGCACGCAGCTCGATGCGCTGGCGAAGGAAGAAAACCTCGCCGACAAAAACACCCGCATCCAGCTGGAACTGCTTCCCTTGTTCGATATCGTGGTCGGCGAAAGCCTCCGCCAATCCGAAGGCGGACCAGGCTTTACGGGGCCGCACCTTTCCCCCACGGTGCTGTGGATACTCGGCGCATTGGCGCTGATCGTGATCCTGTCGGCCTGCTTCAACTACACCAATCTTTCCATCGCTCGGGCCATGCGCCGGGTGAAAGAGATCGGGCTGCGCAAGGCCATCGGCGCGGGGAAGAACGAGGTGCGGCTACAGTTCCTCGCGGAAGCGGTCATGATCTCCATGGCGGCCCTTCTCCTATCCTTCCTCCTGTTCCTGGCGTTAAGACCGTTGCTGATCAACATGGCACCGGAGATGCAGCGCATGGTCAAACTAGACCTTTCACCGGCCATGGTATTGGCTTTCATCGTGTTTTCCGTGATCGTTGGCGTTGTTGCGGGCTTCCTTCCCGCCGTATTCTTCTCGAAAGTGAGCGCCATCAACGCATTCGGCAATGTTTCCCCCGTAAAAACCTTCCGCCACCTCACGCTCCGGCGCGCATTGGTGGTGATCCAATACACGGTAACGCTGATTTTCATTACCACAACCGCCATCGGTTACGTGCAGTATAAAAACATCCTGGCGTTCGATCTGGGGTTCAATACGACGAACATCCTCAACATCAATATGCTGGACAACAAGCCAGATGCCATGCTACAGGCGCTCGGCGAGATGCCTGAAGTGACGGGCGTGTCGCGCTCGCTGATCACCACCGGCGTGGGCAACGCCTGGGGCGGCAATATGAAATACAGGGATTCGCGGGATTCGCAGCTGGTGCTGACCAACCACGTCGACGAAAATTATCTGCCGCTCCACGACTACAAACTCGTAGCCGGCGGCAATTTCGTGGCCCGGCCCGCCAGCGCCGAAGCGGTGAGCGAAGTGATCGTGAACCAGCAAGTCGTGAAGCGGTTCCACATCGCCGGCAACGATCCGCAAAAGGCCATCGGCGAACAGATCACCCTGAACGGCCGGAAAATGACGATCGTAGGCGTGATGCAGGATTTCCACTACGGAAAGGTCGACAACCTCATCGGCCCCGTGGCATTCACACCCTGGACGCCGGAAGACAGGACCATCCTCAGCGCCAAAATCCATGGCGCCGATATGCCGGCCGCGGTCGCCAAAATAGAGGCAGCCTGGCGGCAGACCGACCGCATCCACCCCTTTACCGCCGAATTCTACGACGAAGAGATCGAGCAGGCGTACAGCGAGTTTTCGACCATGATCAAGATCATCGGTTTCCTGTCGTTCCTGGCGATTTCCATCGCATCGATGGGCCTTTTCGGCATGGTGGTGTTTACCACGGAAACGCGGCTCCGGGAGATCGGCATCCGGAAAGTGATGGGCGCCGGCGCGGGGAACCTTATTTTCCTGCTGAGCCGCGGGTTCCTGTCGCTATTGTCTATCTCTGCGTTCATCGCCCTGCCGGCCACGTACCTCTTCTTTAATTTGTTCGTGCTGCCCAATTTCCCCTATCATACGCCCGTGCAGTTCACGGAATTGTTTTCCGGTTTGCTGGTGGTACTGTTTATCGCTTTCGTGATGATCGGATCGCAGACGCTGAAGGCTGCGAGAAGCAACCCGGTAGCGGTTTTGAAGCGTGAATGA
- a CDS encoding RagB/SusD family nutrient uptake outer membrane protein: MKKYLIHITAFSILLTAFSCNKNFLDRPPLTQIDNEAYWQTASDLEKYTLQFYPEFPSFGTVGSYLGLIGWDGTRGSDVQIAASPSTLWNGTNQPVTATGNWSWAKIRSVNVFFKNYGKCKDPFPKYQQFVGEAHFFKAWLYFDKVKAYGDVPWYTGPLEMDDPGLFKPRDPRTQVVDSILWHLDKAAEFLKPLKEVDGGNNRLSKEAALLFKSRVALYEGTWQKYHKGTPFGTAGADPDKYLRAAVAAAEELMKPVYNRALYSTGDTDNDYRMLFSLVNQAASREVILWKAYSVNLQLSHSFQIYVSDRTAGISMTMQQVYNYLDRSGNAYDYFNTGKTVKGNAFLTKIGQECDPRLSQTVWVPGGVMWDNGFGKGVFTAPFLDKSGETLNNTGFQIRKGNDPKDPQAGSGVSWNTSCETGAIVFRYAEALLNYAEAKAELNESVDYDKSINLLRARAGMPAFKVQGDANRARYADYGYALSDELHEIRRERTVELGAEGFRYDDIRRWAAHKLLKGKRPQGYPFDKNEWTGRTINYKTDADGFLDPYATAIPNGYGFKENRDYLECIPLNEITLNPKLTPNPGW; the protein is encoded by the coding sequence ATGAAAAAATACCTGATCCATATAACCGCTTTCAGCATCCTGCTCACCGCATTTTCCTGCAATAAAAACTTCCTGGACAGGCCGCCGCTCACCCAGATCGATAACGAAGCATATTGGCAGACGGCGAGCGACCTGGAAAAATATACCCTCCAGTTTTACCCGGAATTCCCATCCTTCGGCACCGTTGGCAGTTACCTCGGGCTCATCGGCTGGGACGGCACCCGCGGTTCCGACGTGCAGATCGCTGCATCGCCCTCCACGTTGTGGAATGGCACCAATCAACCCGTAACCGCCACCGGCAACTGGAGCTGGGCCAAAATCAGGAGCGTGAACGTTTTCTTCAAGAATTACGGCAAATGCAAAGACCCTTTCCCGAAATACCAGCAGTTCGTCGGCGAAGCGCATTTCTTCAAAGCCTGGTTGTATTTCGATAAGGTGAAAGCCTATGGGGACGTACCCTGGTATACCGGTCCGCTGGAAATGGACGACCCCGGCCTCTTCAAGCCCCGCGATCCGCGGACCCAGGTGGTGGATTCCATTTTGTGGCACCTGGACAAAGCCGCGGAATTCCTCAAACCGCTCAAGGAAGTGGATGGCGGCAACAACCGGCTGTCCAAGGAAGCGGCGCTCCTGTTCAAATCCAGGGTGGCCTTGTACGAGGGTACCTGGCAGAAATACCATAAAGGCACGCCGTTTGGTACCGCCGGCGCGGATCCGGACAAATACCTCCGCGCAGCCGTGGCCGCCGCGGAAGAACTGATGAAACCCGTTTACAACCGCGCGCTGTATTCCACCGGCGATACAGATAACGACTACCGCATGCTGTTTTCGCTCGTGAACCAGGCGGCCAGCCGGGAAGTGATCCTCTGGAAGGCGTATTCCGTCAACCTGCAACTTTCACATTCGTTCCAGATTTACGTCTCCGACCGGACGGCAGGCATTTCCATGACGATGCAGCAGGTGTACAATTACCTCGACCGGAGCGGCAACGCGTATGATTATTTCAATACCGGCAAAACGGTGAAAGGGAATGCTTTCCTCACGAAAATAGGGCAGGAGTGCGATCCGCGCCTGTCGCAAACAGTGTGGGTGCCTGGCGGCGTGATGTGGGACAACGGGTTCGGCAAAGGTGTATTCACCGCGCCCTTCCTCGATAAATCCGGCGAAACGCTGAACAACACCGGTTTCCAGATCAGGAAAGGGAACGATCCGAAAGATCCGCAGGCCGGCAGCGGCGTTTCCTGGAATACCAGCTGCGAAACCGGCGCCATCGTGTTCCGGTATGCGGAAGCTTTGCTGAACTATGCGGAAGCGAAGGCGGAACTGAACGAGTCCGTAGACTACGATAAATCCATTAATTTGTTGCGGGCAAGGGCGGGAATGCCGGCGTTCAAGGTGCAGGGCGATGCCAACCGCGCCAGGTACGCGGATTACGGGTACGCACTGTCTGACGAGCTGCATGAGATCCGCCGCGAGCGCACGGTGGAGCTGGGGGCCGAGGGCTTCCGGTACGACGATATCCGCCGCTGGGCGGCGCATAAGCTGCTGAAAGGGAAACGGCCGCAGGGGTATCCGTTCGACAAAAACGAATGGACGGGCAGAACGATCAACTATAAAACGGACGCCGACGGCTTCCTCGATCCCTACGCCACCGCCATTCCCAACGGCTACGGCTTCAAGGAAAACCGGGATTACCTGGAGTGCATCCCCCTCAACGAAATCACCCTCAACCCGAAACTGACGCCCAATCCAGGCTGGTAA
- a CDS encoding DsrE family protein, giving the protein MKTLLSILLLLSGTCAIAQDAPYKVVFDLTSKDPATHQAVVRQAKSILDMRPDAQLEVAIYSEAIPFVCKEKSTLKPELEALLKTGRISFKVCGETMKRKQVKPSDLIDGVSVVPDAIYEIISRQKEGWGYIKVAQ; this is encoded by the coding sequence ATGAAAACGCTGCTTTCCATACTCCTGCTGCTTTCCGGCACCTGTGCCATCGCGCAGGACGCACCGTACAAAGTAGTTTTCGATCTCACCAGTAAAGACCCCGCCACCCACCAGGCCGTGGTAAGGCAGGCCAAAAGCATCCTCGACATGCGGCCCGACGCGCAACTGGAAGTGGCCATCTACAGCGAGGCCATCCCCTTCGTCTGCAAAGAAAAATCGACCCTCAAACCCGAGCTGGAAGCCCTCCTGAAAACCGGCCGGATCTCCTTCAAAGTCTGTGGCGAAACCATGAAACGCAAACAGGTAAAGCCTTCCGACCTCATCGATGGCGTGAGCGTTGTGCCGGATGCTATCTACGAGATCATTTCCCGGCAGAAGGAAGGCTGGGGATACATCAAAGTAGCGCAATAA
- a CDS encoding pseudouridylate synthase, translating into MIITTGDCQQTAPAIHQPTNSVFTRFSDQDAANSLAEGLRFHPNAPIHPLCIAATEGLQRHLAEQTEWQHNFGLGNGGNGAVIGKMFGVLAVRARDGSLGYLAAFSGKLANGNHHSGFVEPVFDALTAGSFLNTGMARLSEINAEIAKLELAGDLAAADKRKEARKSHSIALQRKLHEHYNFRNKTGRTRNLIDIFEAHGYKQPPAGAGECAGPKLLQYAFRHHMEPLALAEFWWGLSPKSATWKHGEFYPPCKEKCAPILDFMLSE; encoded by the coding sequence ATGATCATCACCACTGGTGACTGCCAACAAACCGCTCCGGCAATACACCAGCCAACAAACAGCGTATTCACCCGGTTTTCCGACCAGGATGCCGCCAACTCCCTGGCGGAAGGGCTCCGCTTCCACCCCAACGCTCCCATCCACCCGCTATGCATCGCCGCTACGGAAGGGCTTCAACGGCACCTCGCTGAACAAACTGAATGGCAACACAATTTCGGATTGGGAAACGGAGGAAACGGCGCTGTTATCGGCAAGATGTTTGGCGTGCTGGCCGTTCGGGCGCGCGACGGCTCGCTGGGCTACCTGGCCGCGTTTTCCGGTAAACTGGCCAACGGGAACCACCACAGCGGGTTTGTGGAGCCGGTGTTCGATGCGCTCACTGCCGGCAGCTTCCTCAATACCGGCATGGCCCGCCTGTCGGAAATCAATGCGGAAATTGCCAAGCTGGAATTGGCAGGCGATCTGGCCGCGGCCGATAAACGCAAGGAAGCCCGCAAATCCCACTCCATCGCCCTGCAACGGAAACTCCACGAGCATTACAACTTCCGCAACAAAACCGGCCGCACGCGGAACCTGATCGATATCTTCGAGGCACATGGCTACAAACAGCCGCCCGCAGGCGCCGGGGAATGCGCCGGGCCCAAACTCCTCCAATACGCCTTCCGCCACCATATGGAGCCCCTGGCCCTCGCGGAATTCTGGTGGGGCCTCTCTCCCAAGTCCGCCACCTGGAAACATGGGGAATTCTATCCACCCTGCAAGGAAAAATGCGCCCCCATCCTGGACTTCATGTTGAGCGAATAA
- a CDS encoding PadR family transcriptional regulator, translating to MKGTNLGEFEELVLLTVAALLKEAYSVAICDELASHTGRSVKLGVVHAVLNRLEEKGLVTSELGEATKARGGKRKRYYELTMPGKAALINARAMRDQLWAKIPSLAWKNG from the coding sequence ATGAAAGGCACAAACCTCGGAGAATTCGAAGAACTGGTGCTCCTCACTGTTGCCGCGCTACTCAAGGAAGCGTACAGCGTAGCGATTTGCGACGAGCTGGCCAGCCACACCGGCCGCTCGGTAAAACTGGGCGTGGTACACGCGGTACTGAACCGGCTCGAAGAAAAAGGACTGGTCACCAGCGAACTGGGCGAAGCCACGAAGGCCCGCGGCGGAAAGCGCAAACGGTATTACGAGCTCACCATGCCCGGAAAAGCGGCGCTCATCAACGCCAGGGCAATGCGCGATCAGCTATGGGCAAAGATTCCGTCACTCGCATGGAAAAACGGCTGA
- a CDS encoding c-type cytochrome has protein sequence MHRSWIVSALMLALMACRRQHHGPPAVWLPPDTATIARSPEGDEIRYGRALVMHTAKFFGPEGSLTTSANGMNCQNCHLAAGTAPWGNNFSAAWATYPKYRDRSGSVESLEKKINDCFERSLNGRPIDSTGPEMKAMVAYMRWLAGKVPRGERPAGSGITQLPWQPQAADPARGKLVYIRLCSTCHGADGQGKKAGAEFLYPPLWGQQSFNTGAGIFRISKMAGYIYNNMPQGTTWQAPVLTINEAWDVAAWIVSQPRPYKAYPADWPNIATKPPDHPFGPYADSFSETRHKYGPFGSMLPASSVKP, from the coding sequence ATGCATCGCAGTTGGATCGTTTCGGCGCTGATGTTGGCGCTCATGGCCTGCCGCCGGCAACACCACGGCCCGCCGGCAGTCTGGTTACCGCCCGATACCGCCACCATCGCCCGATCGCCCGAGGGCGATGAAATCCGCTATGGCCGGGCGCTCGTCATGCATACGGCAAAGTTCTTCGGGCCGGAGGGCTCCCTGACGACATCCGCCAACGGCATGAACTGCCAGAATTGCCACCTCGCGGCCGGCACCGCGCCCTGGGGCAACAATTTCTCGGCGGCATGGGCCACCTATCCCAAATACCGCGACCGCAGCGGCAGCGTGGAATCTTTGGAGAAGAAGATCAACGACTGCTTCGAAAGGAGCCTCAACGGCCGGCCCATCGACAGCACCGGCCCCGAAATGAAGGCCATGGTGGCTTATATGCGATGGCTGGCGGGCAAAGTACCGCGCGGTGAGCGCCCCGCAGGCAGCGGCATCACGCAACTGCCCTGGCAACCGCAGGCCGCCGATCCCGCACGCGGAAAACTCGTCTACATCCGCCTTTGCAGCACCTGCCACGGGGCAGACGGCCAGGGCAAAAAGGCCGGCGCGGAATTCCTATACCCACCGCTGTGGGGCCAGCAAAGCTTCAATACCGGCGCAGGCATTTTCCGCATCAGCAAAATGGCCGGGTACATTTATAACAACATGCCGCAGGGCACCACCTGGCAAGCGCCGGTACTCACCATCAACGAAGCGTGGGACGTAGCCGCATGGATCGTTTCACAGCCGCGGCCCTACAAAGCCTACCCGGCCGATTGGCCCAACATCGCCACCAAACCGCCCGATCACCCGTTCGGCCCCTACGCAGATTCTTTTTCCGAAACCCGGCACAAGTATGGCCCGTTCGGGTCCATGCTGCCGGCATCATCCGTCAAACCATAA
- a CDS encoding twin-arginine translocation signal domain-containing protein translates to MSRSLSNTSPSRRDFLGQAAIGAAALGLGWLASPLPAVAAETAMLADAADDWFKKINGKHRLLIDSPRPHSIFPFAWPKVFLITNSMTGTPEKECSVVVVLRHDAIPYAMKTDLWSKYKFGEMFKADDPATQAPSLRNPFWQPGPNDFSVPGVGPVEIGIDQLQKSGVMFCVCNMAITVYSAVAATSMGMDAEQVRSEWLAGVLPGIQVVPSGVWAIGRAQEKGCAYCFAG, encoded by the coding sequence ATGTCTAGGTCACTATCAAACACCTCTCCTTCCCGCCGCGATTTTCTCGGACAGGCTGCCATAGGTGCAGCCGCATTGGGCCTTGGCTGGCTCGCATCCCCCCTGCCCGCGGTTGCCGCAGAAACCGCCATGCTGGCCGATGCGGCCGACGATTGGTTCAAAAAGATCAACGGCAAGCACCGCCTGCTGATCGATTCCCCGCGGCCGCACAGTATTTTCCCGTTCGCCTGGCCGAAGGTTTTCCTCATCACCAATTCCATGACCGGCACGCCGGAAAAAGAATGTTCGGTAGTGGTGGTGTTGCGGCATGATGCGATCCCTTACGCCATGAAGACCGATTTATGGAGCAAGTACAAGTTCGGGGAAATGTTCAAGGCCGACGATCCCGCCACACAAGCCCCCTCTCTCCGCAATCCCTTCTGGCAGCCGGGCCCCAATGATTTCAGCGTGCCGGGCGTAGGCCCCGTGGAAATCGGCATCGATCAGCTCCAGAAAAGCGGCGTCATGTTCTGCGTCTGCAACATGGCCATCACGGTGTATAGCGCCGTAGCGGCCACGTCTATGGGCATGGACGCCGAACAGGTACGCTCCGAATGGCTGGCGGGCGTGCTCCCGGGCATCCAGGTGGTGCCCTCGGGCGTATGGGCCATCGGGCGCGCGCAGGAAAAAGGCTGCGCCTACTGCTTCGCAGGCTGA
- a CDS encoding metallophosphoesterase, whose protein sequence is MKPMLKYFAIMVLLLTSWQSRGQVIKFGLIADIQYADVETRGTRAYRNSLQKLENAVADLNRQQMPFLVNLGDITDRNAADLSPVLKELRKFRKHVYNTTGNHDYKGIRKNDSLYKVLGMPAEYYSFKKGNWRFVMLNTNEVAAYSNVEGTFREKELEGMMDRIKATNGRNGEEYNGGISSRQMEWLKALLDEAQRKGENVLILSHHPLGYAEGLTALNDSEIVALLARYSCVKALLAGHHHKGGFCMLGTLPCIIAEGMVETNSENAYGVVELHPDKLVLTGSGRMTSRTIEFNK, encoded by the coding sequence ATGAAACCAATGTTGAAATATTTCGCGATCATGGTGTTGCTGCTGACCTCCTGGCAAAGCCGGGGGCAGGTGATAAAGTTCGGGCTGATCGCCGATATCCAGTATGCCGATGTGGAAACCCGCGGCACGAGGGCGTACCGCAATTCCCTCCAGAAACTCGAAAATGCCGTTGCCGACCTGAACCGGCAGCAAATGCCCTTCCTCGTCAACCTGGGAGATATAACCGACCGGAACGCGGCAGACCTGTCACCCGTTTTGAAGGAGCTGCGCAAATTCCGCAAACACGTCTACAATACCACGGGCAACCACGATTACAAAGGCATCCGGAAAAACGATTCCCTGTACAAGGTGCTCGGCATGCCCGCCGAATATTATTCCTTCAAAAAAGGGAACTGGCGCTTCGTGATGCTGAACACCAATGAAGTGGCGGCGTATTCCAATGTGGAAGGCACTTTCCGGGAAAAGGAACTGGAGGGGATGATGGACAGGATCAAAGCCACGAACGGCCGCAATGGCGAAGAGTACAACGGCGGCATCAGCAGCCGGCAGATGGAATGGTTGAAGGCTTTGCTCGATGAGGCGCAACGGAAAGGGGAGAACGTGCTGATTTTGTCGCACCACCCGCTGGGCTACGCCGAAGGCCTGACCGCGCTCAACGACAGCGAAATCGTGGCCCTGCTGGCCCGGTACAGCTGCGTAAAAGCGTTGCTGGCGGGCCATCATCATAAAGGTGGTTTCTGCATGCTGGGAACATTGCCCTGCATCATCGCGGAAGGAATGGTGGAAACGAACAGTGAGAATGCGTATGGCGTGGTGGAGCTGCATCCCGACAAGCTCGTGCTCACCGGCTCCGGCCGGATGACGTCGCGGACGATCGAGTTCAACAAGTAG